A region of the Myripristis murdjan chromosome 10, fMyrMur1.1, whole genome shotgun sequence genome:
CATTAGTTTTAGGAGTGCCTCTGAGCCAGGAATTCATTCATCTTTTCCTCATTCCTTTCATATCTCGTCCCATCTATTTCATCtccagaggaaaataaaggcACTGCACCCATATCTTTAAAATGTCTTTCTGTGTAGTTTTTCAAACCTGTGTTTGCTTAATTCCACCAGCAGCACACTTGTCTCAACTTAACAAGGTAATAATTAGGTATTGATTGAGCTGGCTGAGATGCATCAAAGCTGTGATCAAGAATCAGGATTACTCCACGACACAATGACTAATAAGCCCCTCCTAAGAAATGACATGACGTTTATATTATTTGTATGGAGGCACAGGCTTCAATTTGCATTACACTGGGTACAATGAGATTGTGCATCTGTAGTATTTTGACTAGTGGTCATTTTGGGTACATAAATATGTTCTGAATGAGGACAATGTTTGGAATTATAATGACTTTTAATCTGTAGTTCATAAAAGAATGACATaagttctctttgggcaaaaatgaatcataggcaactggacttgtattagtcttaggaagacgtttcgcctcttatccaaggggcttcatcagttcatgcgcatcggtctttctagtccgcactagtctgacaaaggacagtggggtaaggtccaggtatttaacctctgtgggagtgtccaccctaatgcctgtgggtgtgttcatgcaggcactggtttcacttgaccattgtgaTGGTCTagtgttaacgacagtcgttaggtgctggtttcacagtcgtcagagtcaggtgaaacCCTGGTGAACGACGATCGTTGAGAGTCGTCTGAGGTTAATTTGTTGAACCTCCTGGGTACCgatgaaagggcaacattataGATTGGAGATAGGTGGTGCCgcagaccccctcccctgttgagggttggtttttccactttcacatatatggcctcttttactcctctctcaaaccatctatcctccctgtccaaaatcttaacattgctgtcttcaaaggagtgtgccttttcctctagatgtgaatagacagctgagactggacCGGAGGAGTTTGCCCTTCTGTGTTGAGCCATGCGTTTGTTCaatggttgttttgtttccccaaTATATAAGTCCTTGCATTCCTCACTGCATTGGACGGCATATATCAGGTTGCTCTTCTGATTGTGTGGTGTCCTGTCTTTGGGGTGAACCAGTTTCTGCCTTAGAGTGTTTCCGGGTTTGAAACATGCAGGGATTTGATGTTTGTTAAAAATCCTCCTGAGTTTCTCTGAAACCCCAGACACATACGGAATTACAATGTTCTTGCctttgtctttcatttcctcAGCATCATCAGGGTTGTTATTCTTTCTGGGGCGTGCTTTGCCAAAAGCCCAACTCGGATAGCCACAAGTTTTCAGGGCTCCCCTAAGGTGTTTGTGTTCCTCAGCTTGGGCCCGAGTGGAGGTGGGTACGTTATCTGCCCTGTGTTGCAAGGTTCTGATAACCCCCAGTTTGTGCTCCAGTGGATGGTGTGAGTCAAAAAGAAGGTATTggtctgtgtgggtgggtttCCTGTATACCCCAATGTGGAGGCTCCTTTCCTCATCAAAGTGCACATCACAATCCAAAAATGGTAAGTGGTTGTCTTTAACATCTTCTCTAGTGAACTTGATGTTCTTGTCCACTGAGTTGATGTGGTCGGTAAAAGCCTGTACCTCTTGGGTTTTGATCTTCACCCATGTGTCATCCACATACCTGAACCAATGGCTTGGAGGTGTTCCTTTGTATGAGTTTATGGCCTTGTGTTCCACCAATTCCATGTATAAATTGGCCACAATAGGGGATACCGGAGAGCCCATAGCGCAACCGTGCTTTTGCCTGTAAAATTTGCCGTTGAACTGGAAATATGTGGTGTTGAGGCACAAATCCAGTAACTGGCATATCTGGTCTGGATTGAGGTTTGTTCTGTCTTGTAAGGTGTTATCTTGTTTCAGGTGATGTCTCACAGTTTCCACTGCCTCCATGGTTGGAATGCAGGTGAATAAGGAGGTTACATCGTATGAAACCATAGTTTCATCCTGTTCTATTTTTAAGCCTTTGACTTTGTTCACAAAGTCCAATGAGTTATGaatgtggtgtggtgtgttacCAACCAAGGGAGCTAAGATGTTGGCTACATGCTTAGCAATATTGTAGGTTACAGAATTTATAAATTCTGTAACCTACAATATTGCATAAATTCTgcataaattcataaattctgTAACCTACAATATTGCTAAGCATGTAGCCAACATCTTAGCTCCCTTGGTTGgtaacacaccacaccacattCATAACTCATTGGACTTTGTGAACAAAGTCAAAGGCTTAAAAATAGAACAGGATGAAACTATGGTTTCATACGATGTAACCTCCTTATTCACCTGCATTCCAACCATGGAGGCAGTGGAAACTGTGAGACATCACCTGAAACAAGATAACACCTTACAAGACAGAACAAACCTCAATCCAGACCAGATATGCCAGTTACTGGATTTGTGCCTCAACACCACATATTTCCAGTTCAACGGCAAATTTTACAGGCAAAAGCACGGTTGCGCTATGGGCTCTCCGGTATCCCCTATTGTGGCCAATTTATACATGGAATTGGTGGAACACAAGGCCATAAACTCATACAAAGGAACACCTCCAAGCCATTGGTTCAGGTATGTGGATGACACATGGGTGAAGATCAAAACCCAAGAGGTACAGGCTTTTACCGACCACATCAACTCAGTGGACAAGAACATCAAGTTCACTAGAGAAGATGTTAAAGACAACCACTTACCATTTTTGGATTGTGATGTGCACTTTGATGAGGAAAGGAGCCTCCACATTGGGGTATACAGGaaacccacccacacagaccAATACCTTCTTTTTGACTCACACCATCCACTGGAGCACAAACTGGGGGTTATCAGAACCTTGCAACACAGGGCAGATAACGTACCCACCTCCACTCGGGCCCAAGCTGAGGAACACAAACACCTTAGGGGAGCCCTGAAAACTTGTGGCTATCCGAGTTGGGCTTTTGGCAAAGCACGCCCCAGAAAGAATAACAACCCTGATGATGCTgaggaaatgaaagacaaagGCAAGAACATTGTAATTCCGTATGTGTCTGGGGTTTCAGAGAAACTCAGGAGGATTTTTAACAAACATCAAATCCCTGCATGTTTCAAACCCGGAAACACTCTAAGGCAGAAACTGGTTCACCCCAAAGACAGGACACCACACAATCAGAAGAGCAACCTGATATATGCCGTCCAATGCAGTGAGGAATGCAAGGACTTATATAttggggaaacaaaacaaccattGAACAAACGCATGGCTCAACACAGAAGGGCGAACTCCTCCGgtccagtctcagctgtctattcacatctagaggaaaaggcacactcctttgaagacagcaatgttaagattttggacagggaggatagatggtttgagagaggagtaaaagaggccatatatgtgaaagtggaaaaaccaaccctcaacaggggagggggtctgcGGCACCACCTATCTCCAATCtataat
Encoded here:
- the LOC115366985 gene encoding uncharacterized protein LOC115366985; its protein translation is SVTYNIAKHVANILAPLVGNTPHHIHNSLDFVNKVKGLKIEQDETMVSYDVTSLFTCIPTMEAVETVRHHLKQDNTLQDRTNLNPDQICQLLDLCLNTTYFQFNGKFYRQKHGCAMGSPVSPIVANLYMELVEHKAINSYKGTPPSHWFRYVDDTWVKIKTQEVQAFTDHINSVDKNIKFTREDVKDNHLPFLDCDVHFDEERSLHIGVYRKPTHTDQYLLFDSHHPLEHKLGVIRTLQHRADNVPTSTRAQAEEHKHLRGALKTCGYPSWAFGKARPRKNNNPDDAEEMKDKGKNIVIPYVSGVSEKLRRIFNKHQIPACFKPGNTLRQKLVHPKDRTPHNQKSNLIYAVQCSEECKDLYIGETKQPLNKRMAQHRRANSSGPVSAVYSHLEEKAHSFEDSNVKILDREDRWFERGVKEAIYVKVEKPTLNRGGGLRHHLSPIYNVALSSVPRRFNKLTSDDSQRSSFTRVSPDSDDCGPSGICVHAQRPSPQPGSAAAGRCLTLDPQTSRRQGVSPHNFLLA
- the LOC115366986 gene encoding uncharacterized protein LOC115366986 — encoded protein: SVTYNIAKHVANILAPLVGNTPHHIHNSLDFVNKVKGLKIEQDETMVSYDVTSLFTCIPTMEAVETVRHHLKQDNTLQDRTNLNPDQICQLLDLCLNTTYFQFNGKFYRQKHGCAMGSPVSPIVANLYMELVEHKAINSYKGTPPSHWFRYVDDTWVKIKTQEVQAFTDHINSVDKNIKFTREDVKDNHLPFLDCDVHFDEERSLHIGVYRKPTHTDQYLLFDSHHPLEHKLGVIRTLQHRADNVPTSTRAQAEEHKHLRGALKTCGYPSWAFGKARPRKNNNPDDAEEMKDKGKNIVIPYVSGVSEKLRRIFNKHQIPACFKPGNTLRQKLVHPKDRTPHNQKSNLIYAVQCSEECKDLYIGETKQPLNKRMAQHRRANSSGPVSAVYSHLEEKAHSFEDSNVKILDREDRWFERGVKEAIYVKVEKPTLNRGGGLRHHLSPIYNVALSSVPRRFNKLTSDDSQRSSFTRVSPDSDDYNASFVWL